A section of the Streptomyces sp. Je 1-369 genome encodes:
- a CDS encoding right-handed parallel beta-helix repeat-containing protein codes for MTTPVVWQPGMDITAGRLGAMAQATSLLVTNYGADASGSTSAAPGIQLALNAARDLGGAQVVVPPGVYLIGQTLRIYNNTRLSLMAGAEFRRNVAGTMLINGDSGQAFGGYTGHSRITIEGGLWNMRGTTSGLTASAMCISIGHATDIVIRDLEIRDLPGFHGIELNSTTHGTITGCQFRGYVDPGGRDFSEAVQIDLAKSSGVFGGFGPYDHTPCEDILISGCHFGASGTAGTTAWPRGIGSHSATIGRWHRRIRIANNSFEGILQYAISAYNYEDCTIVGNTFVSCGGSVRLRVVILSDAEDTKDVNGNPTGASQNMRNIAVVGNSMRSGGGYDHAIIALGEVSGTVLNLTIVGNTIDGTTSSQAGVRLDRVSRAVVADNVIANTSGSGISTENQNNTVLNGNVVWTAGAHGITMVTSDNSEILGNHIRDPANSGVLVQGGSDVQIRNNFVDGANRVASSAYGIRVSTNPVAIAISGNKCRPGASATKAVRGLSISSGTGIHRFGNDMRGTWSGAGGTGIDDASTSPNTTATDIQ; via the coding sequence GTGACCACCCCTGTCGTCTGGCAGCCCGGCATGGACATCACCGCCGGCCGCCTGGGAGCGATGGCGCAGGCCACCTCGCTGCTCGTCACCAACTACGGAGCCGACGCGTCCGGCAGCACGTCCGCGGCCCCCGGTATCCAGCTCGCGCTGAACGCCGCGCGGGACCTCGGCGGCGCGCAGGTCGTGGTGCCGCCCGGGGTCTACCTGATCGGGCAGACCCTGCGGATCTACAACAACACGAGGCTGTCCTTGATGGCAGGCGCGGAGTTCCGGCGGAACGTCGCCGGGACGATGCTGATCAACGGAGACAGCGGGCAGGCGTTCGGCGGGTACACCGGCCACTCTCGGATCACGATCGAGGGCGGCCTGTGGAACATGCGCGGGACGACGAGCGGTCTGACCGCGAGCGCCATGTGCATCTCGATCGGGCACGCCACGGACATCGTCATCCGCGATCTGGAGATCCGGGATCTGCCTGGTTTCCACGGGATCGAACTCAACTCGACGACCCACGGCACGATCACTGGGTGCCAGTTCCGCGGCTACGTCGACCCTGGGGGAAGGGATTTCTCCGAGGCCGTACAGATCGACCTCGCCAAGAGCTCAGGCGTGTTCGGCGGGTTCGGGCCGTACGACCACACCCCCTGTGAGGACATCCTCATCAGCGGCTGCCACTTCGGAGCGAGCGGGACCGCGGGCACCACCGCATGGCCGCGCGGGATCGGCAGCCACTCGGCGACGATCGGACGCTGGCACCGCCGCATCCGGATCGCCAACAACAGTTTCGAGGGGATCCTCCAGTACGCGATCAGCGCGTACAACTACGAGGACTGCACAATCGTCGGCAACACCTTCGTGTCCTGCGGCGGTTCCGTCCGGCTCCGCGTGGTGATCCTGTCCGACGCCGAGGACACCAAGGATGTCAACGGCAACCCCACCGGGGCGTCGCAGAACATGCGCAACATCGCTGTGGTCGGCAACAGCATGCGCTCCGGCGGCGGCTACGACCACGCGATCATCGCTCTCGGCGAGGTGTCCGGAACGGTCCTGAACCTGACCATCGTCGGGAACACGATCGACGGAACGACCAGCAGCCAGGCCGGGGTCCGCCTCGACCGCGTGTCCCGCGCCGTGGTCGCGGACAACGTCATCGCCAACACGTCAGGGAGCGGGATCAGCACCGAGAACCAGAACAACACCGTGCTGAACGGCAACGTCGTGTGGACTGCCGGAGCGCACGGGATCACGATGGTGACCAGCGACAACAGCGAGATCCTCGGCAACCACATCCGCGACCCTGCGAACTCGGGGGTCCTCGTGCAGGGCGGCTCGGACGTCCAGATCCGCAACAACTTCGTGGACGGCGCCAACCGCGTCGCGTCCAGCGCCTACGGCATCCGCGTGTCGACCAACCCGGTAGCCATCGCCATCAGCGGCAACAAATGCCGCCCTGGAGCGAGCGCCACGAAGGCCGTGCGCGGCCTGTCCATCTCCAGCGGTACCGGCATTCACCGCTTCGGCAACGACATGAGAGGCACGTGGTCGGGCGCTGGCGGCACCGGCATCGATGACGCCTCGACATCGCCGAACACCACCGCGACCGACATCCAGTAG